Genomic window (Lycium barbarum isolate Lr01 chromosome 2, ASM1917538v2, whole genome shotgun sequence):
TTAATTGGGTCATATTTGATTGAGTATAAAATATGAGTTTGGTTAAAtgagtttgatgagttaaataaTTATATTATTCAAAAAATTAGCTTTAATGACATTACATGCCAACTAGGAAAGAAGAAGACTTTTGAGGTATTTAGTctattttgaggaaaatagtgATAGTTGAGTGACTGTGTTGTCCtaaaaaataaaagtgatatttagAAGCAATTCTTGAAACTTAAGTGATCATTCAGGGAATTAATTCTATTAGAGATTAAGAAGAGAGACATTTGGAAAAAGTACAAAAAGAAAATTGAATCAAGACTCAAACAATTGTAAGCAGATTGAGGTAGCAACATATATGCAATAGTAACTAATGAGTTGACAACTTTTAAAATGTTTAGTCGGGTGCggattcaaaattttaaatttatattgtacatattaaataaatttttagaaaaataaatttaaattttgTACCAAAACTTCTGATAATGGCCTATTTTTAGTACATAATTCATAAACTAGCTGGTACTATAATTTATTTAATTTCCTGTTAAATAATGTATATTTGCTTGGTAACGAAGGGAAGAGGAGATGTGAAGCCAGTACATGCAATTGCAAATAGAGAGTATATAGTCAGCAACCTTAATTAGGTCCCCCACATTTCAACTTCCATCCGATTCGTGTTCCTACTTTATTCCTTCCATTTAACAAATTTTTTCTTCATACTATAATGAAAACTATTCTCTTTACCTCTCTTCTCTCAACATAGAATTCATTTTTCTGCAAGAGTATCAACCATGGGCGGTGAAAAGACTGGGAAGGTACGTTCTTGATTCTTCCATATACAACTCTTTGGTCTAATTCGTGAGAAAATACTAAATATTTGAAAGAGATTTCGATAAAGATATATCATAAATAGATGACGGTTGATAAAGAATTGCATATATGATTGATCATATAGTCGTGCCTACAtgtttcttttgttcttaacttcttatacaattttttttttcttcctatgTCTTTTCACTTACACACCAAAAACTAGATCATCCATGCATAATATTGTTGAGGAAATCTTTCTATAAGAGCTTTGATTCATAATGGTGTGCTTATAATTACTTGATCAGTACTAATTAATAACCTCATTTTACTTTAATTTATCGTTTAATATAACAGCCCACCATTATGGTGCTCAAGGTTGATCTTCAATGTTGCAACTGCTACACGAAGGTTAAAAAAATTCTTTGTAAATTCCCTCGTAAGTCTCTATTTCATGAAGGAAAGTACAAGATCAAGAATTGTATTATTATGGAGAAgaattaatttgatttttttcgTTTTTTGTGATGTAAAATTTTTTTGGGCAACAGAAATTAGAGACCAGGTATATGATGAGAAGGCTAATACAGTTACAATCACTGTGGTATGTTGCAATCCTGAGAAACTTCGCGACAAATTGTGTTGTAAAGGATGTGGAGTGATCAAAAGCATTGAAATCAAAGAGCCCGAAAAGCGCAAGCAGCTCGAAAAGCTAAAGGAGCTCGAAAAGACCATAGATCCCAAAAAGGTTGTGGAGAATGTTACGAAGGTTATACCACCAGTGCCACCAGGATATTGTTGTGGAGAATGTTACGAAGGTTATACCGGTGGCCCATGTTATCATTCGCACGGAAGACATGTCGCTCCACCCCCGGGATATTGTTGTGGACAATGCTATGAAGGCTCTACGGGGGGCCCATGTTATCATTCGCACGGAAGATCGGTCCCTCCGCCCTCAGGATATTGTTGCGGAGAATGCTACGAAGGCTCTACGAGGGGCCCATGTTATCAATCGTATGGAAGACCGGTCCCCCCGCCCCCGTGTTACGATAACTATGGGCCTGGGCCGTATGGCTACCGTCGTGTGAGCAGATGTGATGAGTACTTCTATGAAGAAAATGCCACAGGATGCTCAATTATGTAAGGTGATAGGTCATTATCTAGGCTTATCAATGTATCTTTTGATTGGGCTCCTCTTAATTGCGATTGTCTTTTTTCTTTATAGATAGCTTTTTATCat
Coding sequences:
- the LOC132627899 gene encoding protein PYRICULARIA ORYZAE RESISTANCE 21-like; its protein translation is MGGEKTGKPTIMVLKVDLQCCNCYTKVKKILCKFPQIRDQVYDEKANTVTITVVCCNPEKLRDKLCCKGCGVIKSIEIKEPEKRKQLEKLKELEKTIDPKKVVENVTKVIPPVPPGYCCGECYEGYTGGPCYHSHGRHVAPPPGYCCGQCYEGSTGGPCYHSHGRSVPPPSGYCCGECYEGSTRGPCYQSYGRPVPPPPCYDNYGPGPYGYRRVSRCDEYFYEENATGCSIM